The following proteins are co-located in the Streptomyces kaniharaensis genome:
- a CDS encoding NAD-dependent epimerase/dehydratase family protein: protein MRVVLLGGAGYLGTVASHRLAALGHEVTVVDGLIYHREDDPAVLLPPTARFVRGDLRDAALLAEVSTGADAVVHLGGIVGEPASQVDEQLAVELNYASPLIAAEAATAAGVGHYVFFSSCSVYGLHEGTVDEDTEPNPLGIYARTKVLAERRLPDVLGADCALTSLRLATVHGSSPRQRLDSVVNKMAATAASTGRIPLNGGSQRRPLVHVGDVAQVLAGVLGQRLTGAWNVGSDPENCTIGDIAAAVAEVVPGAVIDRGPERDETDARDYQVSFARLQRALPGACSTTLKDGAREVADLVLTGQVTDPAQAQYDNHRGLITAFAAGKTRRLDTADCRRYGTEYARAWGQA, encoded by the coding sequence ATGCGAGTCGTACTGCTCGGCGGTGCCGGATACCTGGGCACCGTCGCCTCCCACCGCCTGGCCGCGCTCGGACACGAGGTCACCGTGGTGGACGGGCTGATCTACCACCGCGAGGACGACCCCGCCGTGCTGCTGCCGCCCACCGCCCGTTTCGTGCGCGGGGACCTGCGCGACGCCGCCCTGCTGGCCGAGGTGAGCACCGGCGCGGACGCCGTGGTGCACCTGGGCGGGATCGTCGGCGAGCCGGCCAGCCAGGTGGACGAGCAGCTCGCGGTCGAGCTCAACTATGCTTCCCCGCTGATCGCCGCCGAGGCGGCCACCGCGGCCGGCGTGGGGCACTACGTGTTCTTCTCCTCGTGCAGCGTCTATGGGCTGCACGAGGGCACCGTCGACGAGGACACCGAGCCCAACCCACTGGGCATCTACGCCCGCACCAAGGTGTTGGCCGAGCGGCGCCTGCCCGACGTGCTCGGGGCGGACTGTGCGCTAACCAGCCTTCGCCTGGCCACGGTGCACGGCTCCTCGCCCCGCCAGCGGCTGGACTCGGTGGTCAACAAGATGGCCGCCACCGCCGCCTCCACCGGCCGCATCCCCCTCAACGGCGGCTCCCAGCGCCGGCCGCTGGTGCACGTCGGCGATGTGGCACAGGTCCTGGCCGGGGTGCTGGGCCAGCGCCTGACCGGCGCCTGGAACGTAGGCAGCGACCCGGAGAACTGCACCATCGGCGACATCGCCGCCGCGGTCGCCGAGGTCGTGCCCGGCGCGGTGATCGACCGCGGCCCGGAGCGGGACGAGACGGACGCCCGCGACTACCAGGTCTCCTTCGCCCGGCTCCAGCGGGCGCTGCCCGGCGCGTGCTCCACGACGCTCAAGGACGGGGCGCGCGAGGTGGCCGACCTGGTGCTGACCGGCCAAGTCACCGACCCCGCGCAGGCCCAGTACGACAACCACCGCGGCCTGATCACCGCCTTCGCCGCCGGGAAGACCAGGCGCCTCGACACCGCCGACTGCCGGCGCTACGGCACCGAGTACGCGAGGGCGTGGGGGCAGGCATGA
- a CDS encoding DegT/DnrJ/EryC1/StrS family aminotransferase, translating to MSIDMPARPVAAVPFLPWNRPSIGPEEEAEVLDTLRSGWLTHGPKATRFEEAVREALGAQDAFAVSSCTAAVHLALLAARIGPGDEVITPSLTFCAVPNAVVQCGAAPVFADIDQVTFNLDPAAAEAAITPRTKAIAVMHYAGQPCDLAAFRKLADDHQLLLIEDAAHALHAWRDGARAGSVGDLTVFSFYANKVITCGEGGLLAGRGDLVEQARLLGRHGIDSSAWRRHGERRTAEYDVAVPGLKYTMPDITAAVGLRQWAKLADFTAARARIADAYDRSLAGLPGLRLPTVLEEVRHGWFLYPVLIDPVRGRTRDTVADALRDVHGIGTSVHFKPVHRLAAYRNPETYLPVTEQVAARELSLPCYPAMTAADVQRVIDAVHTLWR from the coding sequence ATGAGCATCGACATGCCGGCCCGGCCGGTAGCCGCCGTGCCGTTCCTGCCGTGGAACCGCCCCTCGATCGGCCCGGAGGAGGAAGCGGAGGTTCTGGACACGCTGCGCTCCGGCTGGCTGACGCACGGGCCCAAGGCCACCCGGTTCGAGGAGGCCGTGCGGGAGGCGCTCGGCGCCCAGGACGCGTTCGCGGTCTCCTCCTGCACCGCCGCCGTGCACCTCGCCCTGCTCGCCGCCCGGATCGGACCCGGCGACGAGGTGATCACGCCGAGCCTGACGTTCTGCGCGGTGCCCAACGCCGTGGTCCAGTGCGGCGCCGCCCCGGTGTTCGCCGACATCGACCAGGTGACCTTCAACCTCGACCCGGCGGCGGCCGAGGCGGCGATCACCCCCCGGACGAAGGCGATCGCCGTCATGCACTACGCCGGCCAGCCCTGCGACCTGGCCGCCTTCCGCAAGCTGGCCGACGACCACCAGCTACTGCTGATCGAGGACGCCGCCCACGCCCTGCACGCCTGGCGCGACGGCGCCCGGGCTGGCTCCGTCGGCGACCTGACCGTCTTCTCCTTCTACGCCAACAAGGTCATCACCTGCGGCGAGGGCGGCCTGCTCGCCGGCCGCGGCGACCTCGTCGAGCAGGCCCGGCTGCTGGGCCGTCACGGCATCGACTCCTCCGCCTGGCGCCGGCACGGCGAGCGACGCACCGCCGAGTACGACGTCGCCGTCCCGGGCCTGAAGTACACGATGCCGGACATCACGGCGGCGGTCGGCCTGCGACAGTGGGCGAAGCTGGCGGACTTCACCGCGGCCCGGGCCCGGATCGCCGACGCCTACGACCGCTCGCTCGCCGGCCTGCCCGGGCTGCGCCTGCCGACCGTCCTGGAGGAGGTCCGGCACGGCTGGTTCCTGTACCCGGTGCTGATCGACCCGGTTCGGGGCCGCACCCGGGACACGGTGGCCGACGCGCTGCGCGACGTGCACGGAATCGGCACCAGCGTGCACTTCAAGCCGGTGCACCGGCTCGCCGCCTACCGCAACCCCGAGACCTACCTGCCCGTCACCGAGCAGGTCGCCGCCCGCGAGCTGTCCCTGCCGTGCTACCCGGCCATGACCGCCGCCGACGTGCAGCGGGTTATCGACGCGGTGCACACCCTCTGGCGCTGA
- a CDS encoding glycosyltransferase family 2 protein — translation MTSSPKPTVDAVVLTMNDRPAEFPRAMASLLAQEGVDLRVVIVGNGCEPDYVPDGVTVVALPENLGIPEGRNVGADALAGVDAGEFIFFFDNDAILPGTDVLARLVEQARRHPEAAYIQPRIADPDTGVTVRRWVPRLRAGDPSRPGTVTAMAEGVVLIRRADFERAGRWPGAFFLYHEGFDLALRIWDLGRTGYYAPDIIVQHPASDPARHALYLRLVARNRVWVAFRRLPAPLVPIYITSWIVITSLRMRRDRAALGTWFKGLREGLRGGHGERRPISWTTVWRLARAGRPPIL, via the coding sequence ATGACCAGCAGCCCGAAGCCCACCGTCGACGCGGTGGTCCTCACCATGAACGACCGCCCCGCCGAGTTCCCGCGGGCGATGGCCTCGCTCCTCGCCCAGGAAGGCGTCGACCTGCGCGTGGTCATCGTTGGCAACGGCTGCGAGCCCGACTACGTGCCCGACGGCGTCACCGTCGTGGCCCTGCCGGAGAACCTCGGCATCCCCGAGGGCCGCAACGTCGGAGCCGACGCCCTCGCCGGGGTCGACGCAGGCGAGTTCATCTTCTTCTTCGACAACGACGCCATCCTGCCCGGGACCGATGTCCTGGCCCGGCTCGTCGAACAGGCCCGCCGCCACCCCGAGGCCGCCTACATCCAGCCCCGGATCGCGGACCCCGACACCGGCGTCACCGTGCGGCGCTGGGTGCCGCGCCTGCGGGCCGGCGACCCGAGCCGGCCCGGTACCGTCACCGCGATGGCCGAAGGTGTCGTGCTGATCCGCCGGGCGGATTTCGAGCGCGCCGGGCGCTGGCCCGGCGCGTTCTTCCTGTACCACGAGGGCTTTGACCTGGCCCTACGGATCTGGGACCTGGGCCGCACCGGCTACTACGCTCCGGACATCATCGTCCAACACCCGGCCAGCGACCCGGCCCGACACGCCCTCTACCTGCGGCTGGTTGCCCGCAACAGGGTGTGGGTCGCCTTCCGGCGCCTGCCCGCGCCGCTCGTCCCGATCTACATCACCTCGTGGATCGTCATCACGTCGCTGCGCATGCGGCGCGACCGTGCCGCCCTGGGCACCTGGTTCAAGGGACTGCGGGAGGGCCTGCGCGGTGGGCACGGGGAACGCCGTCCGATCTCGTGGACCACGGTGTGGCGCCTGGCCCGGGCCGGACGCCCCCCGATCCTGTAA
- a CDS encoding dTMP kinase, giving the protein MADQAGLFTVLEGADGSGKSAITEQLVAALHAVGHTVRRLDRARPTGDAPHAALVRAVNELFRSPTATASGWEHLSLAAAAQYHSVLHAQVVPAVAGGEIVIADSWWDKTWVRLGLEAEIVHNLDEHRRRALQERQQALLPPSPLPARLRLTVLIDTPLRDRIAWYQAAGCPDAVLGRAGVLTRDTEEFGEFTERIATGLRQLASLHGWPVVANGVHRTAAQAATDLCALIEQRTRSAVHAPEPV; this is encoded by the coding sequence GTGGCTGACCAGGCCGGCCTGTTCACGGTCCTCGAGGGCGCTGACGGAAGCGGCAAGAGCGCCATCACCGAGCAGCTGGTGGCCGCGCTGCACGCCGTCGGGCACACCGTGCGCCGCCTCGACCGCGCCCGGCCGACCGGAGACGCGCCGCACGCCGCCCTGGTGCGCGCCGTCAACGAGCTGTTCCGCTCGCCGACCGCCACCGCATCCGGCTGGGAGCACCTGAGCCTGGCCGCTGCCGCGCAGTACCACTCCGTCCTGCACGCCCAGGTCGTACCCGCCGTGGCGGGGGGCGAGATCGTCATCGCCGACAGCTGGTGGGACAAGACCTGGGTGCGGCTGGGCCTGGAGGCCGAAATCGTCCACAACCTCGACGAGCACCGGCGCCGGGCGCTCCAGGAGCGGCAGCAGGCGCTGCTGCCGCCCAGCCCCCTGCCCGCCCGGCTGCGCCTGACCGTCCTGATCGACACCCCACTGCGGGACCGGATCGCCTGGTACCAGGCCGCGGGCTGCCCGGACGCGGTGCTCGGCCGCGCGGGGGTCCTGACCCGGGACACCGAGGAGTTCGGCGAGTTCACCGAGCGCATCGCCACCGGCCTGCGGCAGCTCGCCTCGCTGCACGGCTGGCCTGTCGTCGCCAACGGTGTCCACCGCACCGCCGCGCAGGCGGCCACCGACCTGTGCGCCCTGATCGAGCAGCGCACCCGATCCGCCGTCCATGCACCGGAGCCCGTATGA
- a CDS encoding phosphotransferase family protein, giving the protein MNEIEVVVAHSERATLRVGDVFLKVDTDQARIDVEVEAMALAPVPTPRVLWRNPPVLAITAVPGTALGRLGEPSTASSAAWAAAGAAIRKLHEAPLPPWSGRRRRGPDELAAELDGECELLVTNGILPADLVTRNRQIAKAAIRPWTPVFTHGDLQIEHVFVDGDEVTGIIDWSEAGRGDALFDLATLTLGHEGHVEDVIAGYGTDVDLDVIRAWWSLRSLLGVRWLVEHGFDAFAPGCEVDVLKSRM; this is encoded by the coding sequence ATGAATGAGATCGAGGTCGTCGTCGCCCATTCCGAGCGCGCGACCCTGCGCGTCGGCGACGTGTTCCTAAAGGTGGACACCGATCAGGCCCGAATCGACGTCGAGGTCGAGGCGATGGCCCTCGCGCCGGTCCCCACCCCGAGGGTCCTGTGGCGCAATCCGCCCGTGCTCGCGATCACTGCTGTCCCGGGAACGGCGCTCGGGCGCCTCGGCGAGCCGTCGACCGCATCGTCGGCGGCTTGGGCCGCGGCGGGTGCCGCAATTCGGAAGTTGCACGAGGCGCCGTTGCCGCCCTGGTCCGGCCGACGCCGCCGGGGTCCCGACGAGTTGGCGGCGGAACTCGACGGCGAGTGCGAGTTGCTCGTGACGAACGGCATCCTGCCCGCCGACCTGGTCACCCGTAACCGCCAGATTGCCAAGGCCGCGATCCGGCCGTGGACTCCGGTATTCACCCACGGCGACCTGCAGATCGAGCACGTCTTTGTCGACGGCGACGAGGTCACCGGCATCATCGACTGGTCCGAGGCCGGCCGGGGTGATGCCCTGTTCGACCTCGCCACCTTGACGCTCGGACACGAGGGGCACGTCGAAGACGTCATCGCCGGCTATGGCACCGACGTCGACCTCGACGTGATCCGCGCGTGGTGGTCGTTGCGAAGCCTGCTGGGGGTTCGTTGGCTGGTCGAGCACGGCTTCGACGCGTTCGCGCCGGGCTGTGAGGTCGACGTTCTCAAGTCCCGGATGTGA
- a CDS encoding IS5 family transposase produces MDRRAYPSDLSDEQWALIEPMITAWKQDRVARSATGDPGSCDLREIVNAVFYQNRTGCQWRYLPHDLPSWSAVFYYFGLWRQDGLDQRIQELLRCQIRERARRLEDPSLVIIDTQSVRAAAGVPKSTTGLDANKKVSGRKRGLAVDVMGLIIGVVVLAASAHDNAAGTALLDQAAERCGMRLEKALVDQGFKDEVVIHGALLDIDVEVVRRNPADQGKGFVPQPKRWVVEQTNGTLMLHRRLAHEYDHRPDTSASRVYWASTANMTRRLTTPAPAWRDTLGLAA; encoded by the coding sequence ATGGACAGACGGGCGTATCCGAGCGACTTATCGGACGAGCAATGGGCGTTGATCGAGCCGATGATCACGGCCTGGAAGCAGGACCGGGTGGCGCGATCGGCGACCGGGGATCCGGGGTCCTGTGATCTGCGGGAGATCGTGAACGCGGTCTTCTACCAGAACCGGACGGGCTGTCAGTGGCGCTACCTGCCCCATGACCTGCCGTCCTGGTCGGCGGTGTTCTACTACTTCGGCCTGTGGCGCCAGGATGGGCTCGACCAGCGGATCCAGGAACTCCTGCGTTGCCAAATCCGGGAGAGGGCCCGCCGATTAGAGGACCCGTCCCTCGTGATCATCGACACCCAGTCCGTCCGCGCGGCCGCCGGTGTTCCGAAGAGCACCACGGGACTGGACGCGAACAAGAAGGTGTCGGGCCGCAAGCGGGGACTGGCCGTCGACGTCATGGGGCTGATCATCGGTGTCGTCGTCCTGGCCGCCTCCGCCCACGACAACGCCGCCGGCACCGCCCTGCTCGACCAGGCCGCCGAACGGTGCGGGATGCGTCTGGAGAAGGCCCTGGTGGACCAGGGCTTCAAGGACGAGGTCGTCATCCACGGTGCACTGCTGGACATCGACGTCGAAGTCGTCCGCCGCAACCCGGCCGACCAGGGCAAGGGCTTCGTCCCGCAGCCGAAACGGTGGGTGGTGGAGCAGACGAACGGCACCTTGATGCTGCATCGGCGCCTCGCCCACGAGTACGACCACCGGCCCGACACCTCCGCCTCACGCGTCTACTGGGCCTCCACCGCGAACATGACCCGCCGCCTCACCACACCAGCCCCGGCCTGGCGCGACACCCTTGGACTGGCCGCGTGA
- a CDS encoding cyclic-phosphate processing receiver domain-containing protein gives MKEAPTAPMPVVLGIDDLRPLPRATRIARTSGEGIQLLEEHRDSFIDELWLDHDLGGDDTIMPVVTLMEEAAFNGRPFRIGAVFVHSANPIGAETVVRSLARWSYRVQRATA, from the coding sequence GTGAAGGAAGCCCCCACTGCGCCGATGCCCGTCGTCCTTGGCATAGACGACCTCCGACCGCTCCCCAGGGCCACGCGGATCGCCCGCACCAGCGGCGAAGGCATCCAGCTCCTGGAAGAGCACCGCGACAGCTTCATTGACGAGCTATGGCTCGACCATGATCTCGGCGGCGACGACACCATCATGCCGGTGGTGACCCTCATGGAAGAAGCCGCCTTCAACGGACGGCCCTTTCGGATCGGGGCGGTCTTCGTTCACAGCGCCAACCCCATCGGTGCCGAAACCGTCGTCCGGTCACTCGCACGCTGGAGCTACCGTGTCCAGCGGGCAACGGCCTAG
- a CDS encoding ISL3 family transposase, translating into MRDVNELVSVVFSGLSALVIEGVADEGDLIRVTARTRDEPVPCPVCGTPTGQVHGFHGRRVADVPVDGRRVVVSVRLRRLVCPVLDCRRQTFREQVPGVVERYQRRTNRLADQLGSVVKELAGRAGARLSRVLACWISRSTALRVLMRRALPPPRVPRVLGVDDFALKRRHRYATVIIDAETGERIDVLPDRSGETLAAWLREHPGAEYVCRDGSGSYGEAIRQALPEAVQVSDRWHLWSNLCGKVLAEVRSHAACWATAVNPVRPGGVREQTTRERWQRVHDLLDKGVGLLECARRLDVALNTVKRYARMMEPTGDRRAPRYKPTLVDPYRDHLRTRRVEDPAVPVLQLFREIKELGYTGSLNLLYRYITQGRAEGDKPVTTPQRFARLLLTRPENLRDKDAALLRELTKACPEMTELSCLAGEFAKLLTPAKGNDAKLTDWITAVHTVDLPHLHSFANGLELDRAAVDAGLTTPYHNGRTEGVNTRTKRIMRQMHGRAGFTLLRHRILLQ; encoded by the coding sequence GTGCGAGATGTCAACGAGCTTGTGAGCGTGGTGTTTTCGGGGCTCTCGGCGCTGGTCATCGAGGGTGTGGCGGACGAGGGCGACCTGATCCGGGTGACGGCGCGGACCCGGGATGAGCCGGTGCCGTGCCCCGTGTGCGGGACGCCAACAGGGCAGGTACACGGTTTCCACGGGCGAAGGGTCGCGGACGTGCCGGTGGACGGACGGCGGGTCGTTGTCTCGGTGAGGTTGCGGCGCCTGGTGTGCCCGGTGCTCGACTGCCGGCGGCAGACGTTCCGCGAGCAGGTTCCCGGCGTCGTGGAGCGGTATCAGCGCCGCACCAACCGTCTGGCCGACCAGCTCGGCTCTGTGGTCAAGGAGTTAGCGGGCCGGGCGGGCGCCCGCCTGTCACGCGTGCTGGCCTGCTGGATCTCCCGCTCGACCGCCCTGCGCGTGCTCATGCGCAGGGCACTGCCGCCGCCGCGCGTCCCGCGCGTGCTCGGCGTCGACGACTTCGCCCTCAAGCGCCGACACCGCTACGCGACCGTGATCATCGACGCCGAGACCGGCGAACGGATCGACGTCCTGCCCGATCGCAGCGGCGAGACCCTGGCGGCGTGGCTGCGCGAGCATCCCGGGGCCGAGTACGTCTGCAGGGACGGCTCCGGCTCCTACGGCGAGGCGATCCGCCAGGCCCTGCCCGAAGCGGTCCAGGTCAGTGACAGGTGGCATCTGTGGAGCAACCTGTGCGGCAAGGTCCTGGCCGAGGTCCGCTCCCACGCCGCCTGCTGGGCCACCGCCGTGAACCCCGTCCGGCCCGGGGGCGTGCGCGAGCAGACCACCCGCGAGCGCTGGCAGCGGGTCCACGATCTGCTCGACAAGGGCGTCGGCCTGCTCGAATGCGCCCGCCGCCTCGATGTCGCCCTGAACACCGTCAAGCGGTACGCCCGCATGATGGAGCCCACCGGCGACCGCCGTGCACCCCGCTACAAGCCCACGCTCGTCGACCCCTACCGCGACCACCTGCGTACTCGCCGCGTGGAAGACCCGGCCGTCCCAGTCCTCCAGCTCTTCAGGGAGATCAAGGAGCTGGGCTACACCGGGAGCCTCAACCTGCTCTACCGCTACATCACCCAGGGCCGGGCCGAGGGCGACAAGCCCGTCACCACCCCACAGCGCTTCGCCCGCCTCCTTCTCACCCGCCCCGAGAACCTGCGCGACAAGGACGCCGCACTGCTGCGGGAACTCACCAAGGCCTGCCCCGAGATGACCGAACTCTCCTGTCTGGCAGGTGAGTTCGCAAAGCTTCTGACCCCGGCAAAGGGCAACGACGCCAAGCTCACCGACTGGATCACGGCAGTTCACACCGTCGACCTGCCCCACCTGCATTCCTTCGCGAACGGCCTCGAACTCGACCGTGCCGCCGTCGATGCCGGACTCACCACCCCGTACCACAACGGCCGCACCGAGGGCGTCAACACGCGAACCAAGCGGATCATGAGGCAGATGCACGGCCGAGCCGGGTTCACCCTCCTCCGTCACCGCATCCTCCTCCAGTGA
- a CDS encoding protein kinase domain-containing protein produces MSAQTVGPYRILRNLGAGGMGAVYLAATGSGRPVAVKTVQQQYAADVEFRRRFTQEVAAARSVNGAYTVAVVDADTEAEVPWLATEFVAGPSLHQAVARHGALAGPSLQTLGAGLVEALAAIHRARIIHRDLKPSNILVARDGPRVIDFGISKPAADALPTASGEIIGTPGFMSPEHAAGLNLTPASDLFSFGAVLAFAATGRAPFGEGPPAVLIYRASEEPPDLDGVPPELTGLLVRCLDRDPARRPAPAELAEAFRYGPAVGTDWLGGAERTVRRRERELNRVLSDPNGTRRRLLLLGGALLATAAAGGVTRALWPGTSGAPPTAWSVTLPRAGMTPVSCGPAAVVCADRTGTIGYDRSDGRVLWNSTTETGTLPVGDSGRVWSVDPDGSVQARDARSGATLWRSSEKVPGAQALALPLPDLLLVTGADGALHGYDAAGGRRLWSSTALGTSYRIQGMPSAGLLIVLLLGDPARAIKGAFRFVALDIATGRQRWTLDAQDLYAPPSGNRLYALAPDLALVAVDGQGGTTLWNRPTGLPPASATMYAGAYQGSLSLRQGVVTCLPVAAATADDAQTVTAAFDTAGARLWIGSHTGAITGCADDGAVVVTGGPQGASGVDLHTGHTAWTWPSAQGAATVQGASGGAVLVTTPTAAGGITLQSLTSAIGTPQWHQTFARQPGVPQTLLQDSALLLRYGTTLTAYHLSAR; encoded by the coding sequence ATGAGCGCGCAGACCGTCGGTCCGTACCGCATTCTGCGAAACCTCGGTGCGGGGGGCATGGGTGCCGTCTACCTGGCCGCCACCGGCAGCGGGCGCCCCGTCGCGGTCAAGACCGTGCAGCAGCAGTACGCGGCCGACGTCGAGTTCCGGCGCAGGTTCACCCAGGAGGTCGCGGCAGCCAGGTCGGTCAACGGCGCCTACACCGTCGCCGTGGTGGACGCCGACACCGAGGCGGAGGTTCCCTGGCTGGCCACCGAGTTCGTCGCCGGGCCGTCGCTGCACCAGGCCGTGGCGCGGCACGGTGCGCTCGCCGGGCCCTCGCTGCAGACCCTGGGAGCGGGACTGGTGGAGGCGCTCGCCGCGATCCATCGCGCTCGGATCATCCACCGGGACCTGAAGCCCTCGAATATCCTGGTCGCCCGGGACGGACCGAGGGTCATCGACTTCGGTATCAGCAAGCCGGCGGCCGACGCGCTGCCCACCGCGTCCGGCGAGATCATCGGCACCCCCGGGTTCATGTCTCCCGAACACGCGGCAGGGCTGAACCTCACCCCCGCCAGCGACCTGTTCTCATTCGGCGCCGTACTGGCCTTCGCCGCGACCGGCCGCGCGCCCTTCGGCGAGGGACCGCCGGCGGTGCTGATCTACCGGGCCTCGGAGGAGCCCCCGGATCTGGACGGGGTGCCACCGGAGCTGACGGGACTGCTGGTGCGCTGTCTGGACCGGGATCCGGCCCGGCGGCCCGCACCGGCCGAGCTCGCCGAGGCCTTCCGGTACGGCCCGGCGGTCGGCACCGACTGGCTGGGCGGGGCGGAGCGGACCGTACGCCGACGTGAGCGCGAACTGAACCGGGTGCTGAGCGATCCCAACGGCACCCGGCGTCGCCTGCTCCTCCTCGGCGGAGCGCTGCTCGCCACAGCCGCCGCGGGCGGTGTCACCCGGGCGCTGTGGCCGGGCACCTCGGGGGCGCCCCCGACAGCCTGGTCGGTGACACTTCCCAGGGCCGGAATGACACCGGTGAGCTGCGGCCCGGCGGCGGTGGTGTGCGCGGACCGCACCGGGACCATCGGCTACGACCGTTCCGACGGGCGGGTGCTGTGGAACAGCACCACGGAGACCGGAACGCTCCCGGTCGGCGACAGCGGGCGGGTGTGGTCCGTGGACCCGGACGGCTCGGTGCAGGCACGCGACGCGCGCAGCGGTGCCACGCTCTGGCGTTCGTCCGAGAAGGTTCCCGGAGCGCAGGCCCTCGCCCTGCCGCTGCCAGATCTGCTGCTGGTCACCGGAGCGGACGGAGCCCTGCACGGCTACGACGCAGCCGGAGGACGCCGGCTATGGAGCAGTACGGCACTGGGCACCTCCTACCGCATCCAGGGCATGCCCTCGGCGGGGCTGCTGATCGTCCTGCTCCTCGGAGACCCGGCCCGGGCCATCAAGGGCGCCTTCCGCTTCGTGGCGCTCGACATCGCGACCGGACGCCAACGCTGGACGCTCGACGCCCAGGACCTGTACGCGCCGCCGAGCGGGAACCGACTGTACGCCCTGGCCCCGGATCTCGCCCTCGTCGCCGTGGACGGCCAGGGCGGAACCACCCTCTGGAACCGGCCCACCGGTCTTCCGCCGGCCTCCGCGACCATGTACGCCGGCGCCTACCAAGGTTCGCTCTCGCTCCGCCAAGGAGTGGTCACCTGCCTGCCCGTCGCCGCGGCGACGGCCGACGACGCCCAGACCGTGACAGCGGCGTTCGACACCGCGGGCGCCCGGCTCTGGATCGGCTCGCACACCGGCGCCATCACTGGGTGTGCGGACGACGGAGCCGTAGTCGTGACCGGCGGCCCGCAGGGCGCGTCCGGCGTCGACCTGCACACCGGGCACACCGCGTGGACCTGGCCGTCCGCACAGGGTGCCGCCACCGTCCAAGGCGCCTCTGGAGGGGCGGTCCTCGTCACCACGCCGACCGCCGCCGGCGGGATCACCCTGCAGTCACTCACCAGCGCCATCGGCACCCCGCAGTGGCACCAGACGTTCGCCCGGCAGCCAGGGGTCCCGCAAACCCTCCTCCAGGATTCGGCCCTCCTGCTCCGCTACGGAACCACCCTGACCGCCTATCACCTGTCAGCCCGCTGA